In one Lycium barbarum isolate Lr01 chromosome 7, ASM1917538v2, whole genome shotgun sequence genomic region, the following are encoded:
- the LOC132603963 gene encoding 7-deoxyloganetin glucosyltransferase-like, translating to MGSISAELKKPHAVCIPFPAQGHINPMLKLAKILQHKGFHITFVNTEYNHRRLLKSRGPNALDGFSSFRFETIPDGLPPSDADATQDVASLCESTTRTCLGPFKDLLAKLNDTYTLNAPPVSCIVSDGCMSFTLDAAQELGVPEVLLWTTSACGFLGYMHYSTIIEKGYTPLKDASYLTNGYLETTLDCIPGMENIRLRDLPSFLRTTNPDEFMVKFVLQETERARKASAIVLNTFETLESEVLESLRTLLPPVYPIGPLHLLVKHVDDENLKGLGSSLWKEEPECIQWLDTKEPNSVVYVNFGSITVMTPNQLIEFAWGLANSQQEFLWIIRPDIVSGDEAILPPEFVEETKKRGMLASWCSQDEVLNHPAIGGFLTHSGWNSTLESISSGVPMICWPFFAEQQTNCWFSVTKWGVGMEIDNNVNRDEVESLVRDLMVGEKGKEMKKKTIEWKNLAQESAKKSKGSSYVNLEKVVNDILLSSKLR from the exons ATGGGTTCCATTAGTGCTGAATTAAAAAAGCCACATGCAGTATGCATACCATTCCCTGCCCAAGGCCATATTAACCCCATGTTAAAGCTAGCCAAAATTCTTCAGCACAAGGGCTTTCACATAACTTTTGTCAACACTGAATATAACCATAGGCGTCTCCTTAAGTCTCGTGGCCCTAACGCTCTCGACGGCTTTTCTTCATTCCGTTTCGAGACCATTCCTGATGGACTCCCGCCAAGTGATGCTGATGCCACGCAAGACGTAGCTTCTCTATGTGAGTCCACAACTAGAACTTGTTTGGGTCCCTTTAAGGATCTTCTTGCAAAGCTCAATGATACTTATACGTTGAACGCGCCACCGGTGTCGTGCATCGTCTCGGATGGTTGCATGAGCTTCACCTTAGATGCTGCACAAGAATTGGGAGTCCCTGAAGTTCTGCTTTGGACCACCAGTGCTTGTGGTTTCTTAGGTTACATGCATTACTCCACCATTATTGAAAAAGGATATACTCCACTTAAAG ATGCCAGTTACTTGACAAATGGGTACCTAGAGACAACTTTGGATTGCATACCAGGAATGGAGAACATACGATTAAGGGATCTTCCAAGTTTCTTGAGAACTACAAATCCAGATGAATTCATGGTTAAATTTGTTCTCCAAGAAACAGAGAGAGCGAGAAAAGCTTCTGCAATTGTCCTCAACACCTTCGAGACATTAGAGAGTGAAGTTCTTGAATCGCTCCGAACTCTCCTTCCACCAGTCTACCCAATAGGGCCATTGCATTTACTCGTCAAACACGTCGATGACGAGAATTTGAAGGGGCTCGGGTCGAGCCTATGGAAAGAGGAGCCAGAGTGCATACAATGGCTTGACACAAAAGAACCAAACTCTGTTGTTTATGTTAACTTTGGTAGTATCACTGTTATGACTCCTAATcaacttattgaatttgcttggGGACTTGCAAATAGCCAGCAAGAGTTTTTATGGATCATAAGACCCGATATTGTATCAGGTGATGAAGCAATTCTTCCACCTGAATTCGTGGAAGAAACTAAAAAGAGGGGAATGCTTGCGAGTTGGTGCTCGCAAGATGAAGTACTTAACCATCCAGCAATAGGAGGATTCTTGACTCACAGTGGATGGAATTCGACGCTCGAGAGTATTAGTAGTGGGGTCCCTATGATTTGCTGGCCGTTTTTCGCAGAACAACAAACAAATTGTTGGTTTTCTGTTACTAAATGGGGTGTAGGAATGGAGATTGACAATAATGTGAATAGGGATGAAGTGGAAAGCCTTGTGAGGGATTTGATGGTTGGTGAAAAAGgcaaagaaatgaagaaaaagacaATTGAATGGAAGAATTTGGCTCAAGAATCTGCAAAAAAATCAAAAGGGTCATCTTATGTGAACCTAGAAAAGGTGGTCAATGACATTCTTCTTTCATCCAAACTACGTTAA